The following coding sequences are from one Capsicum annuum cultivar UCD-10X-F1 chromosome 3, UCD10Xv1.1, whole genome shotgun sequence window:
- the LOC107865886 gene encoding reticulon-like protein B9 has protein sequence MATYSSDSDNDYASTSRLFGRQRPIHSVLGGGRVADILLWRDTRFSAAILIAVAAMWFLFEVVDYTFVTLVCHVSITSMLIVFIWSAGADIFGWTPPSIPKDILQDTTFEEFASTLHKKFNNFLSTCQFVACGNDAKSFFLAIISLYVLSVIGNYISTLNLLFFGLLCMETLPFLYERYEEEVEDIAYKMKRQVKRTCRKFNADFLGKIPREKKGK, from the exons ATGGCTACTTATTCATCTGATTCTGATAATGATTATGCATCAACATCAAGACTTTTCGGCCGCCAAAGGCCTATTCATTCTGTTTTAGGTGGAGGAAGAG TTGCGGACATATTGCTATGGAGAGACACGAGATTCTCTGCAGCAATTCTTATCGCAGTTGCAGCAATGTGGTTTCTTTTTGAGGTTGTCGATTATACCTTTGTCACTCTCGTATGTCATGTCTCCATCACCTCTATGTTAATAGTCTTCATCTGGTCTGCTGGTGCAGATATCTTTGGCTG GACACCTCCAAGTATCCCCAAAGACATATTACAGGATACTACATTTGAAGAATTTGCTTCAACATTGCACAAGAAGTTCAACAATTTCCTCTCCACATGTCAATTCGTAGCATGTGGAAATGATGCAAAGTccttctttttg GCCATCATTTCTCTCTATGTACTATCGGTCATCGGAAACTATATCAGCACCTTGAACCTTTTGTTTTTTG GTTTGCTCTGCATGGAAACTCTCCCGTTTCTTTACGAGAGATACGAGGAAGAAGTCGAGGACATTGCATATAAAATGAAGAGACAAGTGAAAAGAACTTGCAGGAAGTTCAATGCAGATTTTCTAGGCAAAATTCCGAGAGAGAAAAAGGGAAAATAG